In Geotalea uraniireducens, one genomic interval encodes:
- a CDS encoding ribonuclease D translates to MSATVAVPEMLTTAAGVARLAGRLAEEPLVACDLEADSMHHYQEKVCLIQFAFPGGAALLDPLAVTDLASLVPVFAAESIRKIFHGADYDIRSLHRDFAIEVNNLFDTMIACQFLGERDFGLAAVLKKRFGAELDKQYQRADWSRRPLTAGMIDYAMKDTSLLIALYQQLEGELRAKNRLAWVEEECALLARVRMVSRSDEPLFLRFKGAARLESRALAVLEELLRFRDQRARQADVPPFKVLGTDTMRELAEKRPQNRSELIGISGITDKVLDRIGEGILRAIEKGNAVPAGKLPVYPRQERRKRGRLEEERLKALKEWRERTASVLGIDTGVLANNALLERLAYEAPRTVADLGQVPAMRNWQRQEFGAALVALITSCR, encoded by the coding sequence TTGTCAGCTACTGTTGCCGTGCCGGAGATGCTTACTACTGCCGCCGGGGTTGCCCGGCTTGCCGGGCGTCTTGCCGAAGAGCCGCTGGTTGCCTGCGATCTGGAAGCCGATTCCATGCACCATTATCAGGAGAAGGTCTGCCTGATCCAGTTTGCCTTTCCCGGCGGTGCGGCGCTCCTTGACCCGCTTGCCGTTACCGACCTGGCATCGCTGGTGCCGGTTTTCGCCGCCGAATCGATCCGCAAGATTTTCCACGGCGCCGACTATGATATCCGTTCGTTGCATCGGGATTTTGCCATCGAGGTCAATAATCTCTTCGATACGATGATTGCCTGTCAGTTCCTCGGCGAGCGGGATTTCGGCCTGGCCGCGGTGCTGAAGAAGCGCTTCGGTGCCGAACTCGACAAGCAGTACCAGCGGGCGGACTGGAGCCGCCGGCCGCTGACGGCGGGAATGATCGATTATGCGATGAAAGACACCTCGCTACTCATCGCGCTGTATCAGCAACTGGAGGGAGAGTTACGGGCGAAGAACCGCCTGGCGTGGGTAGAGGAGGAATGCGCCTTGCTTGCCCGAGTGCGGATGGTGTCGCGGAGCGACGAGCCCTTGTTCCTCCGTTTTAAAGGGGCAGCGCGACTTGAGTCCCGGGCGCTGGCAGTCCTTGAAGAACTGCTCCGGTTCCGGGACCAACGGGCCCGGCAAGCCGACGTGCCGCCATTCAAGGTTCTCGGCACCGACACAATGCGTGAGCTGGCGGAAAAACGCCCGCAGAACCGGAGCGAGTTGATCGGTATTTCCGGGATCACCGACAAGGTGCTCGACCGGATCGGCGAAGGGATTCTGCGGGCGATCGAGAAGGGAAATGCCGTTCCCGCCGGGAAGCTGCCGGTCTATCCGCGGCAGGAACGCCGGAAACGGGGGCGGCTCGAAGAAGAGCGGCTGAAAGCACTCAAAGAGTGGCGTGAACGGACTGCATCTGTTTTGGGGATTGACACGGGAGTGCTGGCGAACAATGCGCTGCTTGAGCGCTTGGCGTATGAGGCGCCGCGGACCGTGGCGGACCTCGGGCAGGTCCCGGCCATGCGGAATTGGCAGCGGCAGGAATTCGGGGCGGCGCTGGTGGCCCTCATTACCTCCTGCCGCTGA